A segment of the Juglans regia cultivar Chandler chromosome 15, Walnut 2.0, whole genome shotgun sequence genome:
CAAGACCCTGGGTTTGGGATGGGTGATTGAGGGTTGCGAAATCAATCCATCGCAGCTCGGTGGGTTGATCTCCATCCGTCGTGGCTTGGCAAGAAACAGTCCGTCGCGGCTTGGCAAGGTATTTTCGAGATCAATCCGTCGTTCAAGACTTCAAGACCCTTGGTTTTCAGCCTGTCGTGGCTCGACAGGAAATCAATCTGTTGCGGCAAGGTATTCGCTTAGTTTGGTCAGGGTGGAAGACGAAGGGAGACAGGACGAAGGGTCTGGTCAATTTGGAACACGATGAGAACTTTGAAGCTTTTTGTGGAGTTTTTAATCTTCTGTAGGATGGATGCAGGATATGTAAATTGGAGTACTTACTAATAGGGCTATTATTGGTGGGCTGTTATTTGAGGTTGGCAGCCCAATTGGCTTGAAGGTATTCTCTAATAggatttagaatataaaatattcaatttgtaTACATGTCAAATAATAAGAGAATGCAAGATTTTGTTAATGTGTAAAGTTTGTTTTTTGAGTAAAATGTAATTGAAATACTTGGTCTAAACAGAAATTTTAGGTaaagaaatttacaaactgTTGTGATTAGGGTTATTAAGTctcgtttgaatagtaaaagtgtttcatctcattttattattataatttttttaaatttttacataaatataataaataattcaactttttcaaattttaaaataataataatattaaaaaataaacggcACCTTAAAGTTTTTTTTGCTATAAAGTagatcaaaaatattatattaaattatgttaattgtAAGCTTTTTTGTATAAGATTTATGTGTAGAGCTAACACTTTTTAAAGTGTAAAACTTAAAGTTTTTCTATCATTCGGATTCGATTATGGCTTATTTCAAGGCTGAAATATATAGGTTAATCGACTCAAATTTGAACAAGTATTGAATATTTAAACTTCGTTTAATGTTTATCCACACGTGAGTCAGGCTTGAACTTATCATTAAACTATATTATATGTTCAaatcattcatttatttttcaaatgatttttgaacTTCTTTACAAGCtatttgattaatttataatCTCTGTGAGAAATAATTACATTattgaaatctttttttgtGTTCATAAGTATAGTTTAAttataactaattatatatgaatttgtaaaagttaaacTCACAGATCTTACATTTGTAATAAGCTCTATAGATGCAATCATCATgagaagtttaaaattaattcaaaattcaagatctaaattaaactaggaaaaaatatttacaagccGTATATTTTACATGAGAATTATTAtagacacaaaaaaaattaaataaagtaaattcataaactgatgtaGTTTTATGGAATCCGTTAGATCTagggggtgtaaatttaaaccgaaaaatcggaccgatCCTAACCGGATCAGTTGGTTTGGTTCTGAAccagttcggttcggtccggaaccggttcctatattatgaaaaccggccagACCCGGTTTGGTTTTGATTCTGTAATTTCTAGGACCGtaccggttggaaaaaatatatatataaaaattaattttatatattatacaaaatatattatatataatatataattatatattaaatttttatatataattatatatcatatatgaaataatttcatatataaattataaattataacatgaaatgttaatattaaatatgaacatttgtaatttgtttgattatatgttattaatgtaattatatataagataatgttattataatttataaaataaaagtttaatcttaaagatgaaaatttaattgatcatatgctttaaacataaaatttatatattaaattattaataacattttattataagaagtaacactttattatatattttttacattttaaaaaaaatcggactggaccggactggaTAAAAAACCGGTAAAATTAGAGGTattggtttaggagggtaactggggcgtaatcggttttgaaaaatgtaaaatcggtacataccagGTCGccctaaattttgtctaaaatcggaccggttacacccctaattagaTCTACTTgataataaaactaaatttacaatctaacgtatcatatcaaatcacatcaatttatgagtttatttttgtgtaatcaatTTATGACTAAAGTAATTTCCATTTTACATACTCCACACACTGTTGCTATCTTAGAAATTGAACGttgtttcatttaaaaaaataaatataatagattcCACGTTAAGTGATATGTTAAAATACTAACTTGCGcgtaacaaaaattaaaaataattaataaaacgcCAATTGTTACATTAACTGATggtaaaatagatattttttcctcttttattaagaaaatttaaaaactcaaaaataataaaacgtAAACGTAATAAGAATAAACTGGGATAAGACACGAATAGCATTATTCTCATTCTTTAATAGCTCCGTTCCCAGTATCCAATGAGCCAATCGCATGTGGGCCGGGGTAAATTCATGACATTTTGAAAACGCACCCCAACGGCTACTCTCCAGTCTcctcttttatttgaaattcgATTGAGAGACATTGCGGAAGGGTAGAGAAAACTTTCCAGTAACCAAACGTAAAAAACCTAGACAATTTTTGGCTTTCAGCCCCCCGcccccctcctctctctctctctctctctctctctctctctgctctctctgtctctctggcTCTCGCGTTCCTTTTATGCTCCATCAATTCTTGTCCCTCCCCTTCCGAGTCCCCTTCCCGTTTCTAGCGTTTCAATTCCCCAAAGGATCAGAAAGATATCCGAAATCAATCCCTGAATTTAGTTACCGCCTCAAGATCTGCGGAATTACGGACAGGTTCCATTTCCAACGGTGAAATTCGGGTTCTTGAGGTTTCTAGGGCTTTGATCAAGGAATTTCTGAGGATGGATCCCCCCCAAGAACTCGACGATTACATTAAAGAATCCATTGATCACTCACTAGGTCTCCCCGTATCCAAGCGAACTCTTTTGTTGAAGCTTAGCGCCTTTGAAGACACACAACGCCGACTCCGCAACCGGTGCCTTTCCCTCCAGAACAAATTGCAGGAGAAAGAAGACGTCATCGAGCGAATTAGGGTTCGTACGCTATAACCCTACGAATAATATATgtggttttcttcttttttgttttaaatatttatttttttgggggttTAAACTATTCATTTGATTTTGAAGGCTGAATCGAGTATGAATGCACAAGCATTGAAGAAGTTCGTGGAGGAGAATCAGAAATTGGCTGTGGAGTGTGGGAATCTTTTAAGTCAGTGTAAGAAATGGGAGAGGGAGTGCTCGCTATACGATCAAGACCGCGAAGCTTTGATGGATTTTGGGAACGAGGCCGATGAGCGTGCCAAGGAGGCCGAAATTCGAGTTCATGAGTTAGAGGAGGAGGTCAGAAGGTTGTCGGATGAACTGCAGTTCTACAAGCACGAATACGACATGCGTGCGGTAAGTTCCTTAATCtcccttctattttttttcttgatctatTTGTATGGTTTTTTGTCTTAATTGTgagaaaaattgaaagagaaaggTACCTGGGGAATTCAATTGGGGCTGTATTTCAGTCAATTAGGAtgggattttattttgtttgatccTTAGAGGAGTTTGTAAGCGCATTGGAGGTGAATTAAGAaactaattaagaaaaaaatataagaaatgggAAGAAGGAGCTGTtagacttttcaatcttttaatatttgcaaGGAAGCCTatcttttggtttcttttattttggttagTAGAATATTTGATACTACTTGTGCAGCCAAGTGGCAAATTGAGGGCTTGGAATGAGCTGCATACTCAAATATCCTAAGTTTGATTTCGCGCTGGGATTTTCCTAGGATTAAATGATGCACGGTTCTGATGAGTGGAGGGGCATGTATCGGTCCCTAGGGGTGGGTCTGAAGTGCCTTGCCTTGGTGAGGTTCCACGTTATTAGAAATCATTGGGTCTAAAAGAATGTTGTGCGTAATACCGGCTTGTAGCATATATGATCAAACACTCATTGGTACATAGTCCCATCCACTTGAGGTGATTTTCACATAGTTTTTAATGAATCTTATTGATTTTCAGCAGAAGGCTACCCCGATAGACAACACTCTTGATTCatatctattctatttaaatgaCCAAGAATAATTGTGCTCATTACTTTCTATATTCTTGATATCtgatatgcattttttttttaatttgatctgATATGTATTTTTTGGGTGGCGTGATATACTGGACTAAATTGGATTCTGAATGGAAAACcaattaaatttttgaatatgtaTCAATGACTTATAATTTGAGTCTCAACTCAGTTTGAATGCTATCTACATAAAAACAATTGCCACACATTATTTAGGGACATATGCTTGCAATTTGAACCTACAAATCTCTATTCTACTCGACAGTAAGAGCACATAGCAGACTGTAGAGTGGATTATTCTATCTGCATCTTGTTCAGTTAATCTGCAATggttctttctatatatatatatatatatatatatatataaaagaaaaaaagaaaaaaaaagtttgcagTGGATATATCTATCTTGCTGAAGTAATgtatcataatttaaaattctGAAAACTAAATATGGAAGAGGCTATATGCCTCATCCAAAGATGCCAGCTAGTATGATaattaacaacaacaacaaaaaaaaaacagttcttttttaattctttataatCTCTTTTAGTATAACAGTGTCTGGCCCTGCATGATAGATGGATGATTCAGATTTAACTTGTACACCAATAAATTCTTAATTAAGGTACAAAGGAGACTAATACCAGTGTAGGTTTTTAttgaaaaacttgattttggctgAAGCCATTTGCTAGTTgtgtctttttattatttctttccttgtCTCAATAACGAATTTTCAATAGGTAGACCAATTTAGATGGTTTGATTCTGTCCTAAATTAAATGAAGGCTAACAAACCTACACTTTCTGTTAACTTGAAGGTTGATTCATCCTCTGAGGAAACAATTATCGAGAACAATTTACTTGAGTCAGTGTTAACCACATTGATCAGTAAAGATGATGTTGCCCCAGCACATGCTTTCTTGGAGGCCAATAGCAGACATGAGTCATGTCAAATTTTGCTAAAGATGTGGAATTGGTGagtatttttctttgattttgactTGTGTCTAATTTTGCTAAAGATGTTGAATTGTTGAGTATTTTTCTTTGACTTCGACATCGTTCCTTCTTCTTGGCTGATTGAGTTAGTGCTCACTCTGTATTACGTATCAACTGCAATGTCTTTagaaatatttatcatcataaaACCTTGCCCACATGTTAGTTTCTTATGATCATTAGTTAAAATTTCCTATGATATTGTGTTAGTTTGAGGCCATCAACGCAGAAGGCTCTATCACTAGCTGCTGAAGTGAATACACTCGAGAAAGATAAGGAACGCTTAAAGGTCAACCTTAATAGAGCTGAAGAGGAGGTGAGTTCAGTAGTAAATAGATTAGCCATCAGAGCCCCCACCCCCGGGAACCGTGCATGCGCATGTGTGCACACGCGTATATTGGACTGTGTGTTATCCATGTAATAATTTCAAATGTCTTTGATATATGCAGGTCAAAATGCTGTTTGAAGAAAATAACATCTTGGATGCAGAGAATAAAAGGTTACTGAGGCAATtccagaaagaaagaaacaatcaTGGTTCTGGTGGGAAACACACCGGCAGTGCTTCTGCCAAGGTGAAAAGAAGAACTGGAGAAAAATAACTTGCACGATTTACTTATTAACAATAGAAAAAATGCATGTTTTGATATTACTACTTTGGCTTGATATTTCTGTTTATGTTGCCTAATGTTATAATTTACTTATTTGCAGTCAAACAAGCGTAAATCGAGCCCCAAGATGAGCAGCAGCTCAATTGAGAAGAAGCTTGATTTCAATGATCTAGAGTCAACGAGACAGCCCCTGTCAATCTTGCAATACAACTCCCCTAACCCTAAGATGCACAAGTTCTAACtgaatttcataaatatttctgATGTTCTCTTCTCCCCCTTGGTAATTCTCTGTATTCACAGTGGCATTTACAATTTAGAAGATCTTGAACATTTTTTTGGGTCACTAAGATTTCTAGGAAAGGAAGGGCTAATTTCTTCCTGGTCGACAGCAACGTCAATCTAACGAGACTTGAAGAGTACTTAAAAACAAGCGTAGCTGGGAAAGATTACAGATCTTGTTATTGTCTGAGTTGGCACTATAGGGAAAGGTCTGACATTTGTGAACTGTGAATTTTGATGAGAGCTTCCTCGGCAAtcttatatgaattttattttgaaccttGTCACAGTATCtgtaataattttgaattgctCTTGCTTTCCTTGGAGATCGCAAAACCTTGTGTATTTTTCTATGGAACTATGGTTTGCTGTGTTGCCAAAATCACTTGCTTGGATGGGGGAGTTTGTACTCCTGCCTATTAGCTCCAAATGGAGAGTTTTGGGACATGTagcattcttcttctttctttgtttatcattttttccaCAATTCCTTTGGTACTGGAAAGTGGTCTCCTGCGTCACAATCTTTATAAGACCCTCTCACGATTATTGAGAAGGAAAGAAACTAAGTTCTTGCTAGAGACTACCAGCAAGGCCAATCTCTATAAGACCTTCTCACGATATTTACAAGACCTCTTAATGATTACGAGAAGGAAAGAAACTAAATTCTATCTTGATGATTACTTGAGATTACCAAGCAATGTACCACTTTACGAGACTTTcatctcgattttttttttttttattagtactaGGTGTCCAAGAATAGCATTCCGACTAATCTAAGGGGTGCACAGGCTCTCAGCAAGAAGTTTTTTACAAGTACATCTCTAGTAAATCAAGGAAAAAATCTTTCAATCCAATGACCCTTaatgattgtttgcactcaaTGAGATTTAAACCTTAAACCTAGTGGGGGCATACCTCCAAATCCAAGACTTTTACCACTCGAGCCAACCTCGATTgttgaaaaggaaataaaacgaTCTCCACATAGGAACAAACCAGACATCCATAAAAGCACAAAAAGACCTTTACGGAGGTATCATAAAGACATTCTCAAAGGTTTCAAATCAAACAGATTTCATTCGAGGCACAAAAAAAGACCTCATTTAAGATTTAGATCAAAGAATTAAGGTAAAATTCTCCATCAAGTTTTATAATTGTTTGATATAGaacaattttacaaattatgtcTATCAAAAGGTTTGACTTTGATATCATTATAGTTTGTGATTAAGGCcctgtttgaataataaaagtgttttatctcatctcatcattacaattttttcaaatttctacacaaaatataataaacaattcaactttttcaaatcccaaaataataataatattaaaaaataatattctaacaatattttattcaactttcaactttcatctaaaaccatctcatctcatctcactattcaaaccgcACCTAAATTAGTAAGTGAATCATGCAAATAGGTTAGGGTAATGTGAGGGGAGTAATCCTTAAGGTTGGGCCTGGGGAGTAGGCCCGGCCCATAGGGCCTGAGGTTAAGACCTGGGTTGGGCCGAGTTGGCCCAAGAGGCCTAGGAAAAGGAGCAATCGGGCAAGGCATACTGACAAAAGGACTGAAGTCAGGACAATCTGACACCACTTCCAGCTGACGTTTATGGACATCCCCTATACCTGAACCCTAGCGTTTGGACAATGCAAAGGGATAGACGTGCTTGACCGAAACAACGCTGTATTAATGGGACGGGAGCGGGCACGCCATGACAGGGAGCCCGGTCGCATTTAATGTGTCCCGAGGCTCGACATGTCACGATGTGCTCCCTGGGGTGTTAGTAACGACCGACTACCAGGTTTGGCAAGCCTGTAGCACGACAGGGAGCTGGCAAGGACACCCGACTCCAGTACAGAGAGCTGACGTTTATGGACATCCCCTATACCTGAACCCTAGCGTTTGGACAATGCAAAGGGATAGACGTGCTTGACCGAAACAACGCTGTATTAATGGGACGGGAGCGGGCACGCCATGACAGGGAGCCCGGTCGCATTTAATGTGTCCCGAGGCTCGACATGTCACGATGTGCTCCCTGGGGTGTTAGTAACGACCGACTACCAGGTTTGGCAAGCCTGTAGCACGACAGGGAGCTGGCAAGGACACCCGACTCCAGTACAGAGCTGCACACCCACTACCTCCACCTCAAGAATCGCCCTAGCCAGGTAtaaatacccccccccccccaagccaGATGAGGGGTTCAAACTCTTTAATACTTCAACTCTCATCTTCCTTGATtgaatatttctctttttcgcATTTCCTACAACTAACTTAAGCATTAGAGGTACAATGACTCTCGAGCTTCCCATATTCTATCTCAACAAGAACCAAGTTTCTACCAAGTTTCTGAGCTCAACAACTTGGAATTGCTCATATTGCGAAATACGATATCAATAAATAGTGTAGCATAATAGCACTCTCGAAGTCTCAATTGGGAAGTCTTTCAAAGTTTGCAAACCGAGTGGTACGAATGATTTGCCAAAATGCgttctaaaatctaaattacATATCTGAAAAAAGGctaattactcataaaaaatatacaaaaaatttacatatccaCGTCATGtttcataaaagtaatttaCAGATGAAAAAGATACATGGTTGTGAAGGATTagatataaaattcttatctcatctcattttatcattatattttttttaaattctcatacaaaatataataaataatttaattttttcaaattttaatttaatattttcaaatcccaacacattaataatattaaaatataatattttaaactttcaaataaaatataaaattctcatttcacctCCCAAATCTGTCTTAATAAAAtcctttaaaattatttttttcatatcatttaatacGACGTCTGGATAATACGACGTCGTTTTCAGTTCAGATAACACCAGGCCAAACGACTACGTTCTAACTCGACAGCCAACACTTCTCTTTCTTATCCAAAACCCCTCTTCTCCGTGTCTATGAAAGCACGACCTAAAAGCCAACTCTCTCTTCAGAGTCTCTCTTCCAAGGATCAATGGCTCTTCGGTTTTTGTACTCTCCCTCGAAGACTCGCTTCCCTTATGAGCAACAGCGATTCTCACGCACGCCTGTATCCAATACTATCGCCTATAATCTTCCTTTTTCTTGCGCTCTCTCACCCCTCTCTCATCCCTCTCCTGCCCATACGCATACCCTTTCCGCTAAGGCCAA
Coding sequences within it:
- the LOC109009952 gene encoding intracellular protein transport protein USO1-like is translated as MDPPQELDDYIKESIDHSLGLPVSKRTLLLKLSAFEDTQRRLRNRCLSLQNKLQEKEDVIERIRAESSMNAQALKKFVEENQKLAVECGNLLSQCKKWERECSLYDQDREALMDFGNEADERAKEAEIRVHELEEEVRRLSDELQFYKHEYDMRAVDSSSEETIIENNLLESVLTTLISKDDVAPAHAFLEANSRHESCQILLKMWNCLRPSTQKALSLAAEVNTLEKDKERLKVNLNRAEEEVKMLFEENNILDAENKRLLRQFQKERNNHGSGGKHTGSASAKSNKRKSSPKMSSSSIEKKLDFNDLESTRQPLSILQYNSPNPKMHKF